The following coding sequences are from one Venturia canescens isolate UGA chromosome 5, ASM1945775v1, whole genome shotgun sequence window:
- the LOC122411369 gene encoding uncharacterized protein, with amino-acid sequence MKCILPQNPNELLSIDFYGPLPTAKYGKKFLFVAIDVFSKLTTLYALQKATTNATVKCIFEDYIPKNGEPQAILSDQGTQFTAKTNRELSRFFRTFLPQQHHRWIEWLKPIEGCINEAYHETTGVIPRQLHFTEKPQKPWTNVLKKPADQIQTAKDLILTARNNTRNRRKKHAEKVNSQHKITEFRVGDLVLVKALNVSNPATRTLAKFLPLYEGPYEVKRKINNTSYILKILESEKERGMFHAQNLRPYYH; translated from the coding sequence ATGAAATGCATCCTACCCCAGAATCCAAATGAACTATTATCGATAGACTTTTACGGACCACTGCCCACGGCGAAATACGGAAAGAAATTCTTGTTCGTGGCTATAGACGTATTTTCAAAACTTACCACTCTATATGCCCTACAAAAAGCAACAACGAATGCAACAGTAAAGTGCATATTCGAAGATTACATTCCCAAAAACGGAGAGCCTCAGGCAATACTCTCGGACCAAGGAACGCAATTCACGGCAAAAACGAACCGCGAGCTATCACGTTTTTTTAGAACATTCTTGCCACAACAACACCACAGGTGGATCGAATGGCTAAAGCCGATTGAAGGCTGCATCAATGAGGCATATCACGAGACGACGGGAGTAATACCACGGCAGCTACACTTCACAGAGAAACCtcagaaaccatggacaaatgttttgaaaaaaccagCCGACCAAATACAAACAGCAAAAGACCTTATATTAACAGCCCGCAACAACACAAGAAACAGACGGAAGAAACACGCTGAGAAAGTGAACAGTCAGCACAAAATCACAGAATTCAGGGTGGGAGATCTTGTTTTGGTCAAGGCATTGAACGTCTCAAACCCCGCTACACGAACGTTGGCGAAATTCCTACCTTTATATGAAGGGCCATACGAAGTCAAACGGAAAATAAACAACACTTCATACATCCTGAAAATCCTTGAAAGCGAGAAGGAGAGGGGTATGTTCCACGCTCAAAACCTACGCCCATACTACCACTAA